Proteins from a genomic interval of Streptomyces sp. NBC_01445:
- a CDS encoding molybdopterin-dependent oxidoreductase translates to MGDFPRTLPDPWRSPLRGPRFTAVLGLVLLVGMTLLFLTGLLSYAAYNPNLAAVNDKTPDKGLLGFYLFSWPTDPHWLYRLTQGLHVTVGITLVPVLLAKLWSVVPKLFELPPVRSIGHALERLSLLLLVGGALFEFVTGILNVQLDYLFPGSFYPLHFYGAWVFIGAFVVHAVLRVPQALRVLRERKAGLPETGDLVAAKPAEPTVSRRGALAMVGGGSLLLLVTTAGQSIGGVWRRTALFAPHGGSDPGTGPGRFQINKTAAVAGIRTADTGEPWRLVVTGPKGTSHRLTRDDLLRLPQHTSSLPIACVEGWSTDDQQWSGVRLRDLAVLAGTDGDADVFVESLQQRGAFRKAALRHNQVHDPRSLLALRVNGADLTLDHGYPARVIVPAAPGVLNTKWVARMTFGAL, encoded by the coding sequence ATGGGCGACTTCCCCCGCACTCTCCCCGATCCGTGGCGCAGCCCCCTGCGCGGCCCCCGCTTCACCGCGGTACTCGGCCTCGTCCTGCTCGTCGGGATGACCCTGCTCTTCCTGACCGGCCTCCTGTCATACGCCGCGTACAACCCGAACCTCGCGGCGGTCAACGACAAAACGCCCGACAAGGGGCTGCTCGGCTTCTATCTGTTCTCGTGGCCGACGGACCCGCACTGGCTGTACCGCCTCACTCAGGGACTGCACGTCACCGTGGGCATCACGCTCGTGCCCGTGCTGCTCGCCAAGCTGTGGTCGGTCGTGCCCAAACTGTTCGAGCTGCCACCCGTACGCTCCATCGGCCACGCCCTGGAACGTCTTTCGCTGCTCCTGCTCGTGGGCGGCGCGCTCTTCGAGTTCGTGACCGGCATCCTCAACGTGCAGCTCGACTACCTGTTCCCCGGCTCCTTCTACCCGCTCCACTTCTACGGCGCCTGGGTGTTCATCGGCGCGTTCGTCGTGCACGCCGTGCTGCGCGTACCGCAGGCGCTGCGTGTGCTGCGCGAGCGGAAGGCCGGACTGCCCGAGACGGGGGACCTGGTGGCGGCGAAGCCCGCCGAGCCCACCGTGTCGCGGCGCGGGGCGCTCGCCATGGTCGGCGGGGGTTCGCTCCTGCTGCTCGTCACGACGGCCGGCCAGAGCATCGGCGGGGTGTGGCGCCGCACCGCGCTGTTCGCCCCGCACGGCGGCTCCGACCCGGGCACGGGTCCCGGCCGCTTCCAGATCAACAAGACCGCCGCAGTGGCGGGCATCCGTACGGCCGACACCGGCGAGCCGTGGCGGCTCGTGGTCACCGGTCCGAAAGGCACCTCCCACCGGCTCACCCGTGACGATCTCCTCCGACTCCCGCAGCACACCTCGTCGTTGCCCATCGCCTGCGTCGAAGGCTGGTCCACGGACGACCAGCAATGGAGCGGCGTACGACTGCGGGACCTCGCTGTCCTCGCCGGGACCGACGGCGACGCCGACGTTTTCGTCGAATCCCTGCAACAGCGCGGCGCGTTCCGCAAGGCGGCCCTGCGGCACAATCAGGTGCACGACCCGCGCTCCCTGCTGGCCCTGCGCGTCAACGGAGCCGACCTCACCCTCGACCACGGATACCCGGCCCGCGTCATCGTGCCCGCGGCGCCGGGCGTCCTGAACACGAAGTGGGTCGCCCGCATGACGTTCGGAGCGCTGTGA
- a CDS encoding TIGR04282 family arsenosugar biosynthesis glycosyltransferase: protein MTAGGSPAARRHGTTLLVIAKSPVPGRVKTRLTPPFTPEEAAHLAEASLVDTLHAALATPARRRVLVLDGAPGAWLPPGIDVVPQCGGSLDERLAAAFAGCTGPAVLIGMDTPQATPALLAPALGPDAWRGCDAWFGPADDGGFWALGLAEPDPELLRGVPMSTAHTGAAQRARLTDAELRVRDLPVLRDVDTAHDAALVAADAPDGRFAAEHARLTRVVRS, encoded by the coding sequence GTGACCGCCGGCGGATCGCCCGCAGCGCGGCGGCACGGCACCACGCTCCTCGTCATCGCCAAGTCCCCGGTGCCGGGGCGGGTCAAGACGCGGCTCACGCCGCCGTTCACACCCGAGGAGGCCGCGCACCTGGCCGAGGCCTCGCTCGTCGACACACTCCACGCAGCGCTCGCCACGCCCGCGCGGCGTCGCGTCCTGGTGCTCGACGGGGCGCCCGGAGCATGGCTGCCGCCCGGGATCGACGTGGTCCCGCAGTGCGGCGGAAGTCTGGACGAGCGGCTCGCAGCGGCGTTCGCCGGGTGTACCGGGCCGGCCGTCCTGATCGGGATGGACACGCCTCAGGCGACGCCCGCGCTGCTCGCGCCCGCTCTCGGGCCCGACGCCTGGCGGGGCTGCGACGCATGGTTCGGGCCCGCCGACGACGGCGGGTTCTGGGCGCTCGGGCTCGCCGAGCCCGATCCGGAACTGCTGCGGGGTGTGCCGATGTCGACGGCGCACACGGGTGCGGCCCAGCGGGCCCGGCTCACGGATGCGGAGCTGCGCGTACGGGACCTGCCGGTCCTTCGGGACGTCGACACGGCCCACGACGCCGCCCTGGTGGCGGCCGACGCGCCGGACGGCCGGTTCGCCGCCGAGCACGCGCGGCTGACGCGGGTGGTCCGCTCATGA
- a CDS encoding glycosyltransferase family 2 protein: MIPPDFPSLRDLAPSVDVVLPCLDEAAALPWVLARIPDGWRALVVDNGSTDGSPDIARSLGATVVTEPRRGFGAACHAGLLASDAEVVCFCDCDASLDPALLTTFVEDVIEGRADLVLGRRRPQGRGAFPVHARAGNLALAGMLRRRTGLRLHDLGPLRAARRTSLLGLDLTDRRSGYPLQMVVRAADAGWHIEERPVPYRPRTGKSKVTGTWRGTWQAVRDMRGVLAEKPRTALSARGEAASR; the protein is encoded by the coding sequence GTGATCCCCCCTGACTTCCCCTCCCTCCGCGACCTGGCCCCCTCGGTCGATGTCGTGCTGCCCTGCCTCGACGAGGCCGCCGCGCTGCCGTGGGTGCTGGCTCGCATCCCGGACGGTTGGCGGGCACTCGTCGTGGACAACGGGTCCACCGACGGCTCCCCCGACATCGCCCGTTCCCTGGGCGCGACCGTGGTGACGGAGCCCCGGCGCGGCTTCGGGGCCGCCTGCCACGCGGGCCTGCTGGCGTCCGACGCGGAAGTGGTCTGCTTCTGCGACTGCGACGCGTCGCTCGATCCGGCTCTGCTGACGACGTTCGTCGAGGACGTCATCGAGGGCCGGGCCGATCTCGTGCTCGGCCGGCGCAGGCCGCAGGGCCGTGGCGCCTTCCCCGTGCACGCGCGCGCCGGGAACCTCGCGCTGGCGGGGATGCTGCGCCGGCGCACCGGACTGCGGCTGCACGACCTGGGCCCGCTGCGGGCCGCACGCCGCACATCCCTTCTCGGCCTGGACCTCACGGACCGTCGCAGCGGCTACCCCCTCCAGATGGTCGTCCGGGCCGCCGACGCGGGCTGGCACATCGAGGAGCGCCCGGTGCCCTACCGACCCCGTACGGGAAAGTCCAAGGTCACGGGCACCTGGCGGGGCACCTGGCAGGCGGTACGTGACATGCGCGGGGTCCTCGCGGAGAAGCCGCGGACGGCGCTCTCCGCGCGCGGAGAGGCGGCGTCGCGGTGA
- a CDS encoding response regulator transcription factor has protein sequence MQTPPLGRVLVVDDDPTVAEVVAGYLDRAGYDVDRAADGPAALDRADVHGPDLVVLDLMLPGMDGLEVCRRLRARGPVPVIMLTARGDEDERILGLEVGADDYVTKPFSPRELVLRVESVLRRARAATAPKPAGPLRAAALTIDPAARRATKSGDELALTIREFDLLAFFLRHPGRAFSREELMQQVWGWDFGDLSTVTVHVRRLRGKIEDDPAAPRLIQTVWGVGYRLDPGGPHGDAAQPDRAPADGTEPRA, from the coding sequence ATGCAGACACCACCGCTCGGCCGCGTCCTCGTCGTCGACGACGACCCGACCGTCGCCGAGGTCGTCGCGGGCTACCTGGACCGCGCGGGCTACGACGTCGACCGCGCGGCCGACGGCCCGGCCGCCCTCGACCGCGCCGACGTGCACGGGCCCGACCTGGTCGTCCTCGACCTGATGCTGCCCGGCATGGACGGCCTCGAGGTGTGCCGCAGGCTCCGGGCACGCGGCCCCGTCCCCGTGATCATGCTGACGGCGCGCGGCGACGAGGACGAGCGCATCCTCGGCCTCGAGGTCGGCGCGGACGACTACGTGACCAAGCCGTTCAGCCCGCGCGAGCTGGTCCTGCGTGTCGAGTCGGTGCTGCGCCGGGCCCGAGCGGCCACGGCACCCAAGCCGGCGGGACCGCTGCGCGCGGCCGCCCTCACCATCGACCCGGCGGCCCGTCGCGCCACCAAGTCGGGGGACGAACTCGCCCTGACGATAAGGGAGTTCGACCTCCTCGCCTTCTTCCTGCGCCACCCCGGCCGCGCCTTCTCCCGCGAGGAGCTCATGCAGCAGGTGTGGGGCTGGGACTTCGGCGACCTGTCGACCGTCACGGTCCACGTCCGCCGGCTGCGCGGCAAGATCGAGGACGACCCGGCGGCACCGCGCCTCATCCAGACGGTCTGGGGCGTCGGCTACCGCCTGGACCCGGGCGGCCCGCACGGCGACGCCGCGCAGCCCGACCGGGCACCGGCAGACGGGACCGAACCCCGTGCATGA
- a CDS encoding sensor histidine kinase, with translation MHDMLLIALFAFLGAVGAGLLGALALFVLRRRSLTVSLTVVAAVAVTAMLAGTLVVAWAMFLSPHDLSVVTTVAAMAATVSLATALLLGRWVVARSKALTLAARSFGDGGSFAAPLAPATAELAALSRELEATSAKLAASRDRERALETSRRELVAWISHDLRTPLAGLRAMSEALEDGMAADPDRYLRQIRTEVERMNDMVGDLFELSRIHAGTLVLSPSRVSLHDLVGDALAGADPLAREHGVRLVGDRIDKIPVEVDGKEMSRVLGNLLVNAIRRTPADGTVAVAAAGSTDGVVLTVTDGCGGIPEQDLPRVFDTGWRGSHARTPPSGAGLGLAIVRGIVEAHRGSAAVRNVAGGCCFEVTLPAAGV, from the coding sequence GTGCATGACATGCTCCTCATCGCCCTCTTCGCGTTTCTCGGCGCCGTCGGTGCGGGCCTCCTCGGCGCGCTCGCCCTGTTCGTGCTGCGCCGCCGCTCCCTGACCGTGTCGCTCACGGTCGTCGCCGCCGTCGCCGTGACGGCGATGCTCGCCGGAACGCTCGTCGTGGCCTGGGCGATGTTCCTGTCCCCGCACGACCTGTCCGTCGTGACGACCGTCGCCGCGATGGCCGCCACCGTGTCGCTTGCGACCGCGCTGCTCCTCGGCCGCTGGGTCGTGGCCCGCAGCAAGGCACTCACCCTCGCCGCCCGCTCCTTCGGTGACGGCGGCAGCTTCGCGGCGCCCCTCGCCCCCGCGACGGCGGAACTCGCCGCGCTCTCGAGGGAGCTGGAGGCCACCAGCGCCAAGCTGGCCGCGTCCAGAGACCGTGAGCGCGCCCTGGAGACCTCGCGCCGCGAGCTCGTCGCCTGGATCTCGCACGATCTGCGCACCCCGCTCGCCGGGCTCCGCGCGATGTCCGAGGCCCTGGAGGACGGCATGGCGGCCGACCCGGACCGCTATCTGCGCCAGATCCGCACCGAGGTCGAGCGCATGAACGACATGGTGGGCGACCTCTTCGAACTGTCGCGCATCCACGCGGGGACCCTCGTCCTGAGCCCGTCCAGGGTCTCCCTCCACGACCTGGTGGGCGACGCGCTCGCGGGCGCCGACCCGCTCGCCCGCGAACACGGCGTCCGCCTCGTCGGCGACCGCATCGACAAGATCCCCGTCGAGGTCGACGGCAAGGAGATGAGCCGCGTCCTCGGCAACCTCCTCGTCAACGCGATCCGTCGCACCCCGGCGGACGGCACGGTCGCCGTGGCGGCGGCCGGCTCGACGGACGGCGTGGTCCTCACGGTCACGGACGGCTGCGGCGGCATCCCTGAGCAGGATCTGCCCCGCGTCTTCGACACGGGGTGGCGCGGCAGCCACGCCCGTACACCTCCGTCGGGCGCGGGCCTCGGGCTCGCCATCGTCAGAGGAATCGTCGAGGCCCACAGGGGCAGCGCCGCCGTGCGCAATGTGGCGGGCGGCTGCTGCTTCGAGGTGACGCTCCCGGCGGCGGGGGTGTAG
- a CDS encoding NAD-dependent epimerase/dehydratase family protein: MRVLVTGGAGFIGSAVVDTLSARGHEVVVLDVRPPGPDAPHPWVVADVRDPAAVESALAGIDAVCHQAAKVGLGKDFADAPDYVSRNDLGTAVLLAAMASAGVRDLVLAGSMVVYGEGRYECERHGVVRPGPRAEADLRDGRFEPACPRCGAALSPGLVGEDAPTDPRNVYATTKLTQEHLASSWARATGGRAVSLRYHNVYGPGMPRDTPYAGVASFFRSALARGEAPRVFEDGRQRRDFVHVHDVAAANALALETMSDRPSDTCVAYNTGSGDPHTVGEMAHALAAAYGGPMPVVTGEYRLGDVRHITADPARLRAELGWRAEVGFEEGMTEFAKAELG; this comes from the coding sequence ATGCGTGTACTGGTCACCGGCGGTGCCGGGTTCATCGGGTCAGCGGTCGTGGACACTCTCTCCGCGCGAGGACATGAGGTCGTCGTGCTCGACGTCCGGCCACCCGGCCCGGACGCACCGCATCCTTGGGTCGTCGCGGACGTACGCGACCCCGCCGCCGTGGAGTCGGCCCTCGCCGGCATCGACGCTGTGTGTCATCAGGCGGCGAAGGTCGGGCTCGGCAAGGACTTCGCCGACGCCCCCGACTACGTCTCCCGCAACGACCTCGGCACGGCCGTGCTGCTCGCCGCGATGGCCTCGGCGGGGGTGAGGGATCTGGTGCTCGCCGGGTCGATGGTCGTGTACGGGGAGGGGCGGTACGAGTGCGAGCGCCACGGAGTCGTACGCCCGGGGCCGCGCGCCGAGGCCGACCTGCGCGACGGCCGCTTCGAGCCCGCGTGTCCACGGTGCGGCGCCGCGCTGAGTCCCGGCCTCGTCGGCGAGGACGCCCCCACGGACCCCCGCAACGTGTACGCGACGACGAAGCTCACCCAGGAACACCTGGCGTCGTCCTGGGCGCGGGCCACCGGCGGCCGCGCGGTGTCGCTGCGCTACCACAACGTGTACGGGCCGGGGATGCCGCGCGACACCCCGTACGCGGGCGTCGCGTCCTTCTTCCGGTCGGCTCTGGCCCGGGGTGAGGCCCCGCGCGTCTTCGAGGACGGCCGCCAGCGGCGGGACTTCGTGCACGTGCACGACGTGGCCGCGGCCAACGCGCTCGCGCTCGAGACGATGAGCGACCGGCCCTCCGACACGTGCGTCGCGTACAACACGGGCAGCGGGGACCCGCACACGGTGGGCGAGATGGCCCACGCCCTCGCCGCCGCGTACGGCGGGCCGATGCCTGTCGTGACGGGCGAGTACCGGCTCGGCGACGTACGGCACATCACAGCGGACCCGGCCCGGCTCAGGGCCGAGCTGGGGTGGCGCGCCGAGGTGGGGTTCGAGGAGGGGATGACGGAGTTCGCCAAGGCCGAGCTGGGGTGA
- a CDS encoding VOC family protein: MAARPEGAPVWADAMFPDLEAAKRFYGELLGWTFEEGQEEYGNYTQAKSDGKRVGALSPQMPGMEGTPPAWNLYLATPDVNATAARVKEAGGTLLMEPMEVGDFGTMVTVRDPAGVFFSLWQPGTHDGFEKVGEPGAYAWAEVTTRDTEKTDGFFEAAFPYEVRKMADEDVDFNIWQLDGQPQLGRFKMTEDFPPQVPSYVNVYFAVDDCDAAVATVTRLGGKLHYGPMDTPFGRFAAVTDPQGAAFSVIDLSTTEGEMPDLT, translated from the coding sequence ATGGCCGCACGACCGGAGGGCGCGCCCGTCTGGGCCGACGCCATGTTCCCCGATCTGGAGGCCGCCAAGCGCTTCTACGGCGAGCTCCTCGGCTGGACGTTCGAGGAGGGGCAGGAGGAGTACGGCAACTACACCCAGGCGAAGTCGGACGGCAAGCGGGTCGGCGCGCTCTCGCCGCAGATGCCGGGCATGGAGGGCACCCCGCCGGCCTGGAACCTGTACCTGGCCACGCCCGACGTCAACGCCACCGCGGCCCGCGTCAAGGAGGCCGGCGGCACCCTGCTGATGGAGCCCATGGAGGTCGGAGACTTCGGCACGATGGTCACCGTCCGGGACCCGGCCGGCGTCTTCTTCAGCCTCTGGCAGCCGGGCACGCACGACGGGTTCGAGAAGGTGGGAGAGCCCGGTGCGTACGCCTGGGCCGAGGTGACGACACGTGACACCGAGAAGACGGACGGATTCTTCGAGGCCGCCTTCCCGTACGAGGTCCGGAAGATGGCCGACGAGGACGTCGACTTCAACATCTGGCAGCTCGACGGACAGCCGCAGCTCGGCCGCTTCAAGATGACCGAGGACTTCCCGCCGCAGGTCCCGTCGTACGTCAACGTCTACTTCGCGGTCGACGACTGCGACGCGGCGGTCGCCACGGTGACCAGGCTCGGCGGAAAGCTCCACTACGGCCCGATGGACACCCCGTTCGGCCGGTTCGCGGCGGTGACGGACCCGCAGGGCGCCGCTTTCTCGGTGATCGACCTGAGCACGACCGAGGGCGAGATGCCCGACCTCACCTGA
- a CDS encoding peptide deformylase encodes MSPVPLSDHVEELLAGEHPLPVVEAGDPVLRSPAQTYDGQLAPALLERLIAAMRASMHAAPGVGLAAPQIGVPLRIAVIEDAAEVPDEVREARGRVPQPFRVLINPSYKPVGAHRAAFFEGCLSVPGLQAVVARHQHVRLRGLDERGHAVDEEFTGWPARIVQHETDHLHGTLYLDRAELRSLSTRNAMAERWTQPTAELAAGALGFSIP; translated from the coding sequence ATGTCCCCCGTACCCCTGAGTGACCACGTCGAGGAACTGCTCGCGGGCGAGCACCCGTTGCCGGTCGTGGAGGCGGGCGACCCCGTGCTGCGGTCCCCCGCGCAGACCTACGACGGTCAGCTCGCGCCCGCGCTCCTGGAACGCCTGATCGCCGCGATGCGCGCGTCGATGCACGCCGCCCCAGGCGTCGGACTCGCCGCACCGCAGATCGGCGTCCCGCTGCGGATCGCCGTCATCGAGGACGCGGCCGAGGTCCCCGACGAGGTGCGGGAGGCGCGCGGCCGGGTGCCGCAGCCGTTCCGCGTCCTGATCAACCCGTCGTACAAACCCGTGGGGGCCCACCGCGCCGCGTTCTTCGAGGGCTGTCTGAGCGTGCCCGGCCTCCAGGCCGTGGTCGCCCGGCATCAGCACGTGCGGCTGCGGGGGCTCGACGAGCGGGGCCACGCCGTGGACGAGGAGTTCACGGGGTGGCCCGCCCGGATCGTGCAGCACGAGACGGACCATCTGCACGGCACGCTCTATCTCGACCGGGCGGAGCTGCGCTCGCTGTCCACCCGGAACGCGATGGCCGAGCGCTGGACACAGCCCACCGCGGAACTGGCCGCGGGCGCGCTCGGCTTCTCGATTCCCTGA
- a CDS encoding GNAT family N-acetyltransferase yields MSVPAAATAHPLDNPAHASLTGPHAHFAEWRGRIVRYPLDVTPWLALPDEPGPGDWADLAALAGPGETVPLLGMRAAPPEGWELTMSMDGVQLVDDGVAAEPDAEAVLLGAADVPEMLDLVARTRPGPFLPRTVELGTYLGIRRQGALVAMAGERLHPPGWTEISAVCTDPDHRGQGLAARLVLAVAAGIKDRGETPFLHTAAGNANAIRLYESLGFRLRRTTKFMTARVPEFDHAAAR; encoded by the coding sequence ATGTCCGTCCCGGCCGCCGCCACCGCCCACCCGCTCGACAACCCCGCGCACGCCTCCCTCACCGGCCCGCACGCGCACTTCGCCGAGTGGCGGGGCCGGATCGTGCGGTACCCCCTCGACGTGACGCCGTGGCTCGCGCTGCCGGACGAGCCCGGACCCGGGGACTGGGCGGATCTCGCGGCGCTCGCCGGGCCGGGCGAGACGGTCCCGCTACTGGGGATGCGCGCGGCGCCGCCCGAGGGCTGGGAACTCACGATGAGCATGGACGGCGTGCAGCTCGTCGACGACGGCGTGGCCGCGGAGCCGGACGCGGAGGCCGTGCTCCTCGGCGCGGCCGACGTGCCCGAGATGCTGGACCTCGTGGCGCGCACCCGGCCGGGCCCGTTCCTGCCCCGCACCGTCGAGCTCGGCACGTATCTCGGGATCCGCAGGCAGGGCGCGCTCGTGGCGATGGCGGGGGAGCGCCTGCACCCGCCGGGCTGGACGGAGATCAGCGCCGTCTGCACCGACCCGGACCACCGCGGCCAGGGGCTCGCGGCCCGCCTCGTCCTGGCCGTCGCGGCGGGGATCAAGGACCGCGGCGAGACCCCGTTCCTGCACACGGCGGCGGGCAACGCGAACGCCATCAGGCTCTACGAGTCCCTGGGCTTCCGGCTGCGGCGCACCACGAAGTTCATGACGGCCCGGGTCCCGGAGTTCGACCACGCCGCCGCCCGCTGA
- a CDS encoding MarR family winged helix-turn-helix transcriptional regulator gives MQREAGKGQHVTDRETAVETIQREMTSFARRARAMAGRMHPELSLVSYTLLSHLDEKGGCRATDLATHYALDKSTVSRQVTALERAGLVMRRVDPDDHRVQVLHPTEAGADILAQVTVSRRQAFQERVGDWPEEDLVRFADYLLRYNAQVREDA, from the coding sequence ATGCAACGAGAAGCGGGGAAAGGACAGCACGTGACAGACCGCGAGACGGCAGTCGAGACCATTCAGCGCGAGATGACGTCCTTCGCGCGGCGCGCCAGAGCAATGGCCGGACGGATGCACCCCGAGCTGTCCCTCGTGTCGTACACCCTGCTCAGCCACCTGGACGAGAAGGGCGGCTGCCGGGCGACGGACCTCGCCACGCACTACGCCCTCGACAAGTCGACGGTGAGCCGGCAGGTGACCGCGCTGGAGCGGGCCGGGCTCGTGATGCGCCGGGTGGACCCGGACGACCACCGCGTCCAGGTCCTCCATCCGACCGAGGCGGGCGCCGACATCCTCGCCCAGGTCACCGTCAGCCGCCGTCAGGCGTTCCAGGAGCGGGTGGGGGACTGGCCCGAGGAGGATCTCGTCCGCTTCGCGGACTATCTCCTGCGCTACAACGCGCAGGTCCGGGAAGACGCCTGA
- a CDS encoding NADPH-dependent 2,4-dienoyl-CoA reductase, which produces MSRYPHLLTPLDLGFTTLPNRVLMGSMHVGLEEAENGFARMAEFYATRARGGVGLMVTGGIAPNEAGRPWAGGAKLTTEAEADEHRQVTDAVHAAGGKIAMQILHFGRYAYHEDLVAPSPLQAPISPFPPHELTDAEVEQTVEDFARAAELAQRAGYDGVEIMGSEGYLINEFIVAATNQRADRWGGSYENRIRFPVEIVRRVRERVGTDFILIYRLSMIDLVPGGSTLEEVVQLAKEIEAAGATIINTGIGWHEARIPTIATSVPRGAYTFVTKKVMGEVSIPLVTTNRINTPEIAEELLADGCADMVSLARPLLADPDFVAKAQAERSETINTCIGCNQACLDHTFSGKITSCLVNPRACHETELVLAPTRLRKRVAVVGAGPAGLACAVSAAERGHAVTLFDAASEVGGQLNIARKVPGKEEFDETLRYYRAQLELHGVDVRLNTPVTAADLTPDAYDDVVVATGVTPRTPEIEGIDHPSVVGYLDVLRDGAPVGERVAIVGAGGIGFDVAEYLTDSGDKASQDPATYFRQWGVDMDYQGRGGLAKPDRPAPPRAVHLLQRKTSKVGAGLGKTTGWIHRTELRHRGVTMVAGATYDRIDDAGLHVTVDGSSTVIPVDTVVLCTGQDPRRGLYDDLLAAGREAHLIGGADVAAELDAKRAIRQGTELAAAL; this is translated from the coding sequence ATGAGCCGATACCCGCACCTGCTCACCCCGCTCGACCTCGGATTCACCACGCTGCCCAACCGGGTCCTGATGGGCTCCATGCACGTGGGGCTCGAGGAGGCGGAGAACGGCTTCGCGCGCATGGCGGAGTTCTACGCCACCCGCGCCCGCGGCGGCGTCGGCCTCATGGTCACCGGCGGCATCGCCCCCAACGAGGCCGGACGCCCCTGGGCCGGCGGCGCGAAGCTGACCACCGAGGCGGAGGCCGACGAGCACCGTCAGGTCACCGACGCGGTGCACGCGGCGGGTGGGAAGATCGCGATGCAGATCCTCCACTTCGGCCGCTACGCCTACCACGAGGACCTCGTCGCCCCCAGCCCGCTCCAGGCGCCGATCAGCCCCTTCCCGCCGCACGAGCTCACCGACGCCGAGGTCGAGCAGACCGTCGAGGACTTCGCGCGCGCCGCCGAACTCGCGCAGCGCGCGGGCTACGACGGCGTGGAGATCATGGGCTCCGAGGGCTACCTCATCAACGAGTTCATCGTCGCCGCCACGAACCAGCGCGCCGATCGCTGGGGCGGCTCGTACGAGAATCGCATCCGCTTCCCCGTCGAGATCGTCCGCCGTGTCCGCGAGCGCGTCGGCACGGACTTCATCCTCATCTACCGGCTCTCGATGATCGACCTCGTGCCCGGCGGCTCCACCCTCGAAGAGGTCGTGCAGCTCGCCAAGGAGATCGAGGCGGCCGGCGCCACCATCATCAACACCGGCATCGGCTGGCACGAGGCCCGCATCCCGACCATCGCCACCTCGGTGCCGCGCGGCGCGTACACCTTCGTCACCAAGAAGGTCATGGGCGAGGTCTCCATCCCGCTCGTCACCACGAACCGCATCAACACCCCTGAGATCGCCGAGGAGTTGCTCGCCGACGGCTGCGCCGACATGGTGTCCCTGGCGCGGCCCCTGCTCGCCGACCCGGACTTCGTGGCGAAGGCCCAGGCCGAGCGCTCCGAGACCATCAACACCTGCATCGGCTGCAACCAGGCATGCCTGGACCACACGTTCAGCGGCAAGATCACCTCCTGCCTCGTCAACCCGCGTGCCTGCCACGAGACCGAGCTGGTCCTCGCGCCGACCCGCCTGCGCAAGCGCGTCGCCGTCGTCGGCGCGGGCCCCGCCGGCCTCGCCTGCGCCGTCTCCGCCGCCGAACGCGGCCACGCCGTCACCCTCTTCGACGCCGCGTCCGAGGTCGGCGGTCAGCTCAACATCGCCCGCAAGGTACCCGGCAAGGAGGAGTTCGACGAGACCCTGCGCTACTACCGGGCGCAGCTCGAACTGCACGGCGTGGACGTCCGGTTGAACACCCCCGTCACCGCAGCCGACCTCACCCCGGACGCTTACGACGACGTGGTCGTCGCCACCGGCGTCACCCCGCGCACCCCCGAGATCGAGGGAATCGACCACCCCAGCGTCGTCGGCTACCTCGACGTCCTGCGTGACGGCGCGCCCGTCGGGGAGCGCGTCGCGATCGTCGGCGCGGGCGGCATCGGCTTCGACGTCGCCGAGTACCTCACCGACAGCGGCGACAAGGCGAGCCAGGACCCGGCGACGTACTTCCGGCAGTGGGGCGTCGACATGGACTACCAGGGCCGCGGCGGCCTCGCCAAGCCCGACCGGCCCGCCCCGCCGCGCGCCGTCCACCTCCTCCAGCGCAAGACCTCGAAGGTGGGCGCCGGACTCGGCAAGACCACCGGCTGGATCCACCGCACCGAACTGCGCCACCGCGGCGTCACCATGGTCGCGGGCGCCACGTACGACCGCATCGACGACGCGGGCCTGCACGTCACCGTCGACGGCAGCTCCACGGTCATCCCCGTCGACACCGTCGTCCTGTGCACCGGCCAGGACCCGCGCCGCGGCCTGTACGACGACCTGCTCGCCGCCGGCCGCGAGGCGCACCTGATCGGCGGCGCCGACGTGGCCGCCGAGCTGGACGCCAAGCGCGCCATCCGCCAGGGCACCGAGCTGGCCGCGGCGCTGTGA